A window of the Lolium perenne isolate Kyuss_39 chromosome 7, Kyuss_2.0, whole genome shotgun sequence genome harbors these coding sequences:
- the LOC127312788 gene encoding RPM1-interacting protein 4: protein MANRASVPKFGTWDTDNVGYTVYFEKVRENKGATAPPLQRPFNPNDPEEDAPPRLVTPTASNRPVSSIGGHLAGLQQQHRRVGSNSSVASDPGGHRGGHQSKFAPPPQYHQRPQPSAQQQPSNGQHGGDHGHHQRPAGHHKPHDARHQQQQPGTRARSASPSPHHVAQGGRQRPVAVPKFGVWDEQSAAAQGFTVQFERVKRDREVARGAPPGVPRRRMPSPESYANARRSQTRHTPFYSKMFGCFLPHTRD, encoded by the exons ATGGCC AACCGGGCCAGCGTGCCCAAGTTCGGCACCTGGGACACCGACAATGTGGGGTACACGGTGTACTTCGAGAAGGTGCGCGAGAACAAGGGCgccaccgcgccgccgctccAGCGCCCCTTCAACCCCAACGACCCCGAGGAGGACGCGCCGCCGCGGCTGGTCACCCCAACTGCGTCCAACCGGCCGGTGAGCTCCATTGGCGGCCACCTCGCGGGGCTGCAGCAGCAGCACCGCCGGGTCGGGAGCAACAGCAGCGTGGCGTCCGACCCGGGCGGCCACCGCGGCGGCCATCAGAGCAAgttcgcgccgccgccgcagtaCCACCAGAGGCCGCAGCCAAGCGCTCAGCAACAGCCCTCGAACGGGCAGCATGGCGGCGACCACGGCCACCACCAGCGCCCGGCCGGGCACCACAAGCCGCACGACGCGAggcaccagcagcagcagcctGGGACGCGGGCGCGGTCCGCCTCACCGTCGCCGCACCACGTCGCGCAG GGGGGACGGCAGAGGCCGGTGGCGGTGCCCAAGTTCGGCGTGTGGGACGAGCAGAGCGCGGCGGCGCAGGGGTTCACGGTGCAGTTCGAGAGGgtgaagcgggaccgggaggtgGCCCGCGGCGCGCCACCCGGCGTCCCGCGCCGCCGCATGCCGTCGCCGGAGAGCTACGCGAACGCCAGGCGCTCCCAGACCCGGCACACCCCCTTCTACTCAAAG ATGTTCGGGTGCTTCCTGCCTCACACCAGAGACTGA